The following coding sequences are from one Neodiprion lecontei isolate iyNeoLeco1 chromosome 7, iyNeoLeco1.1, whole genome shotgun sequence window:
- the LOC107222904 gene encoding uncharacterized protein LOC107222904: MPTCIVPGCTSGYSSNPEKVHFFTIPRDPTSEKLWKDAVHRPNSSVKAGRAVCEKHFLKDEILWQRQLLGPSGQVVGIGQYKIPRLRKGCVPSQFSWTISENVIDKSIDMFPSQFSSLGSLEQTETLTSNIEENIISSSKADLIQDKSIPSNLASKIPMERGHVSPAIQSISVKSASSVSLEFTELLTAEVSLPSGWIKYNTGCGGKKLVFFYTNKTLEIEKTYHMFPFKNVAVEENMSIQLKIVGILLDASKFDMPRYITSIEQLQDLLLKIHRLTVCSGAIQSSVTSGLEASSNALRKDIGNTWRHNQCALLLFNDKICAHCRSAKNTFKKSCRRHARDEVNPQKKKQLSVLQKKYRSALRAKRLAQEKIKTLKSKVFEIRRQLARCSNQHLKRHVKDGNIPRSREAQKLERTK; the protein is encoded by the exons ATGCCGACGTGCATTGTGCCCGGCTGTACTTCGGGATATTCTTCGAATCCGGAAAAAGtgcatttttttacaataccgAGAGATCCCACGAGTGAAAAGTTGTGGAAAGATGCAGTGCATCGACCCAATAGTTCTGTTAAAGCAGGAAGAGCGGTGTGTGAAAAACACTTTTTGAAGGACGAAATTCTTTGGCAGCGTCAATTGCTCGGTCCTAGTGGACAGGTAGTTGGAATA GGACAATACAAAATACCTCGATTGAGAAAAGGATGTGTGCCATCGCAGTTTTCATGGACGATATCAGAGAATGTGATCGATAAGTCTATTGATATGTTTCCCTCTCAATTTTCTTCACTGGGATCTCTAGAGCAGACCGAGACTTTAACGTCGAATATCGAAGAGAATATTATTTCTTCATCTAAAGCCGATCTTATTCAAGATAAAAGTATACCGAGCAATTTAGCCAGTAAAATTCCAATGGAGCGAGGCCATGTATCTCCAGCAATTCAAAGTATCAGTGTTAAGAGTGCTTCAAGTGTAAGCTTGGAATTTACAGAACTCCTGACAGCAGAAGTGAGTCTTCCTTCAGGGTGGATAAAATATAACACTGGCTGCGGAGGAAAAAAGTTGGTTTTCTTTTATACCAATAAAACCCTGGAGATCGAGAAGACGTATCACATGTTTCCATTTAAAAATGTAGCGGTGGAGGAGAATATGTCCATTCAGTTGAAGATTGTCGGTATTTTGCTCGATGCGAGTAAGTTTGACATGCCTCGCTACATTACTAGCATCGAACAATTACAGGATTTGTTGTTGAAGATTCATCGTCTCACTGTGTGTTCTGGTGCCATACAGTCATCGGTCACATCTGGATTGGAAGCAAGCTCCAACGCATTACGAAAAGATATCGGCAATACTTGGCGTCACAATCAGTGTGCTCTGCTACTTTTCAATGACAAAATTTGTGCCCATTGTAGGTCAGCAAAgaatacttttaaaaaaagctGTCGAAGACATGCTCGAGACGAAGTGAatccacaaaaaaaaaagcagttGTCAGTGTTGCAGAAGAAATATCGCTCTGCGCTACGAGCCAAACGACTCGcgcaagaaaaaattaaaacgctGAAATCGAAGGTTTTCGAAATTCGTCGACAATTGGCACGGTGCAGTAATCAACATCTTAAGCGTCATGTGAAGGATGGAAATATACCTCGAAGCCGCGAAGCACAGAAACTCGAAAGGACGAAATAA
- the LOC107222928 gene encoding WD repeat-containing protein CG11141 isoform X1, with amino-acid sequence MTTPMCEDGGLLREWVPLTKLLQQIPLKSQNGLFTQDVNFTCIDAVTEFIAIGTNHGLVYWYDREKGDLQRLRCENTNTSITCVRVISTVDYMVAAGNDQGIVTVFQIPKNPPDSLPDSLKPKQKKQVERYNIGGLHKKAVTTVEWSKNGMKLFSGDQDGLVVITEIDFYMHLSKSSELLNEKYPVVQLSYQQGLLLVSTVFRTILVNRNQNDKVSQVGQKERKMLGKLGACFGPRQSPFQEPVIYCSRPGVRLWQADKHGTVLKTLIFKDALQTGYTEVELLNPVSENTKKSRGEPTLGIILPFCEDLLVTYSDDVVYVINPINVGITSAVTDLRRVTSVACNKDELFILEGDRNIIRVAYHPETDTLLSVPEVETTTDPLPSLAEISKPIAAGIMELTSKFKESSIVPAIPLLKINPSNLIQSISIMPTITVGTDTTTVTKGEEAIEIPHIPPLGVEMNLITEVTEEPATTDFESGNRNDIIQKKTQDERWRIFQKIGEQEFEDIVFTPERKNKKFIRSCLNGNENRVTTTDCMNSSTEPTVFDKMPLKSNQVEPIKSSPFTVYHDINLELGTKNLLCDTIAIPGTEQPPAAFHCDDENASPLENLADSENFNGIRVEIDCTVSSNESLNHIITDYNDNPDTESIDEEDESYTTELKKLQDLGECTKQLLQQKSNQSHKTHGIDEVDFNSGSSAHKERNHELESQFNALSKEFITLSSIEEEDWVLV; translated from the exons ATGACAACACCCATGTGCGAAGATGGCGGGTTGCTCAGGGAATGGGTACCGCTAACCAAACTTCTCCAACAAATACCACTGAAGTCTCAAAACGGTCTGTTTACACAGGATGTTAATTTCACATGCATTGATGCTGTAACAGAATTCATTGCTATTGGCACTAACCATGGCTTGGTTTATTGGTACGACAGGGAGAAAGGAGACCTTCAAAGGCTACGTTGcgaa aatACAAATACATCAATTACGTGTGTAAGGGTGATATCGACAGTGGACTACATGGTAGCGGCAGGAAATGATCAAGGCATAgtaacagtttttcaaattccaaaaAACCCTCCAGACTCATTACCGGATAGTCTTAAACCAAAACAGAAAAAGCAA GTTGAACGCTACAACATCGGTGGTCTCCATAAAAAAGCTGTAACCACTGTTGAATGGTcaaaaaatggaatgaaacTGTTCAGTGGAGATCAAGATGGTCTTGTAGTGATAACAGAAATTGATTTCTACATG cACTTGTCCAAGTCATCGGAATTACTCAATGAAAAATACCCAGTAGTCCAGTTGAGTTATCAACAAGGCCTTTTACTAGTTTCGACAGTCTTTCGCACAATTCTTGTGAACCGAAACCAAAATGACAAGGTGTCTCAGGTTGGCCAGAAAGAACGTAAAAT GTTGGGAAAATTAGGGGCATGCTTTGGTCCTCGTCAAAGCCCATTTCAAGAACCTGTCATTTACTGTAGCAGGCCTGGTGTCAGACTGTGGCAAGCCGATAAACACGGAACTGTTCTGAAAACACTGATCTTCAAG GATGCTCTCCAGACTGGATATACGGAAGTTGAGTTATTGAATCCAGTTTCAGAGAATACTAAAAAAAGCCGCGGTGAACCAACACTTGGTATTATATTGCCATTTTGTGAGGATTTGTTGGTGACGTACAGCGATGATGTTGTCTATGTAATAAACCCTATCAATGTTGGAATAACGTCGGCTGTCACAGATCTAAGGCGGGTCACAAGCGTTGCTTGTAATAAAGATGAGTTATTCATATTGGAGGGAGATAGGAATATTATTCGCGTTGCTTATCATCCAGAAACAGATACTCTTTTATCTG TTCCAGAGGTGGAAACTACAACAGATCCATTACCGTCGCTGGCAGAAATCAGTAAGCCAATAGCTGCTGGAATTATGGAATTGACATCTAAATTTAAAGAAAGTTCTATTGTACCAGCAATTCCACTTCTCAAAATTAACCCCAGCAACCTAATCCAGTCCATAag CATCATGCCTACAATTACAGTCGGGACAGATACTACAACAGTAACAAAAGGGGAAGAAGCTATAGAAATTCCGCATATTCCTCCGTTAGGcgttgaaatgaatttgataaCTGAGGTGACTGAAGAGCCTGCTACCACGGATTTCGAATCTGGGAATCGGAACGATATTATTCAGAAGAAAACACAAGATGAGCGCTGGCGAATATTCCAAAAGATCGGTGAACAGGAATTTGAGGATATTGTATTCACTCCTgaacggaaaaacaaaaaattcatacgtAGCTGCTTGAATGGAAATGAGAATAGAGTAACAACTACTGATTGCATGAATTCGTCCACTGAACCAACAGTTTTTGATAAAATGCCGCTGAAGAGCAATCAAGTAGAGCCAATTAAGTCGTCCCCCTTTACCGTATACCACGACATCAACTTGGAACTAGGAACCAAGAATTTGTTGTGCGATACTATAGCTATCCCAGGTACAGAACAACCTCCAGCAGCTTTCCATTGCGATGATGAGAATGCAAGTCCTTTAGAAAACCTCGCTGACTCAGAAAACTTCAATGGCATACGAGTTGAAATTGATTGTACTGTCAGTTCAAACGAATCATTGAACCATATAATCACAGACTATAACGATAATCCAGATACTGAATCAATTGATGAGGAAGATGAAAGTTATACaacagaattgaaaaagttgCAAGACCTTGGAGAATGTACCAAACAATTATTACAACAAAAATCTAACCAGAGTCATAAAACACATGGAATAGACGAAGTTGACTTCAACTCTGGATCATCTGCGcataaagaaagaaatcacGAGTTGGAAAGTCAATTTAATG CTCTCTcaaaagaatttattacacTGTCAAGCATAGAGGAAGAGGATTGGGTCCTAGTTTAA
- the LOC107222928 gene encoding WD repeat-containing protein CG11141 isoform X2, whose translation MSSKVERYNIGGLHKKAVTTVEWSKNGMKLFSGDQDGLVVITEIDFYMHLSKSSELLNEKYPVVQLSYQQGLLLVSTVFRTILVNRNQNDKVSQVGQKERKMLGKLGACFGPRQSPFQEPVIYCSRPGVRLWQADKHGTVLKTLIFKDALQTGYTEVELLNPVSENTKKSRGEPTLGIILPFCEDLLVTYSDDVVYVINPINVGITSAVTDLRRVTSVACNKDELFILEGDRNIIRVAYHPETDTLLSVPEVETTTDPLPSLAEISKPIAAGIMELTSKFKESSIVPAIPLLKINPSNLIQSISIMPTITVGTDTTTVTKGEEAIEIPHIPPLGVEMNLITEVTEEPATTDFESGNRNDIIQKKTQDERWRIFQKIGEQEFEDIVFTPERKNKKFIRSCLNGNENRVTTTDCMNSSTEPTVFDKMPLKSNQVEPIKSSPFTVYHDINLELGTKNLLCDTIAIPGTEQPPAAFHCDDENASPLENLADSENFNGIRVEIDCTVSSNESLNHIITDYNDNPDTESIDEEDESYTTELKKLQDLGECTKQLLQQKSNQSHKTHGIDEVDFNSGSSAHKERNHELESQFNALSKEFITLSSIEEEDWVLV comes from the exons atgtcttccAAG GTTGAACGCTACAACATCGGTGGTCTCCATAAAAAAGCTGTAACCACTGTTGAATGGTcaaaaaatggaatgaaacTGTTCAGTGGAGATCAAGATGGTCTTGTAGTGATAACAGAAATTGATTTCTACATG cACTTGTCCAAGTCATCGGAATTACTCAATGAAAAATACCCAGTAGTCCAGTTGAGTTATCAACAAGGCCTTTTACTAGTTTCGACAGTCTTTCGCACAATTCTTGTGAACCGAAACCAAAATGACAAGGTGTCTCAGGTTGGCCAGAAAGAACGTAAAAT GTTGGGAAAATTAGGGGCATGCTTTGGTCCTCGTCAAAGCCCATTTCAAGAACCTGTCATTTACTGTAGCAGGCCTGGTGTCAGACTGTGGCAAGCCGATAAACACGGAACTGTTCTGAAAACACTGATCTTCAAG GATGCTCTCCAGACTGGATATACGGAAGTTGAGTTATTGAATCCAGTTTCAGAGAATACTAAAAAAAGCCGCGGTGAACCAACACTTGGTATTATATTGCCATTTTGTGAGGATTTGTTGGTGACGTACAGCGATGATGTTGTCTATGTAATAAACCCTATCAATGTTGGAATAACGTCGGCTGTCACAGATCTAAGGCGGGTCACAAGCGTTGCTTGTAATAAAGATGAGTTATTCATATTGGAGGGAGATAGGAATATTATTCGCGTTGCTTATCATCCAGAAACAGATACTCTTTTATCTG TTCCAGAGGTGGAAACTACAACAGATCCATTACCGTCGCTGGCAGAAATCAGTAAGCCAATAGCTGCTGGAATTATGGAATTGACATCTAAATTTAAAGAAAGTTCTATTGTACCAGCAATTCCACTTCTCAAAATTAACCCCAGCAACCTAATCCAGTCCATAag CATCATGCCTACAATTACAGTCGGGACAGATACTACAACAGTAACAAAAGGGGAAGAAGCTATAGAAATTCCGCATATTCCTCCGTTAGGcgttgaaatgaatttgataaCTGAGGTGACTGAAGAGCCTGCTACCACGGATTTCGAATCTGGGAATCGGAACGATATTATTCAGAAGAAAACACAAGATGAGCGCTGGCGAATATTCCAAAAGATCGGTGAACAGGAATTTGAGGATATTGTATTCACTCCTgaacggaaaaacaaaaaattcatacgtAGCTGCTTGAATGGAAATGAGAATAGAGTAACAACTACTGATTGCATGAATTCGTCCACTGAACCAACAGTTTTTGATAAAATGCCGCTGAAGAGCAATCAAGTAGAGCCAATTAAGTCGTCCCCCTTTACCGTATACCACGACATCAACTTGGAACTAGGAACCAAGAATTTGTTGTGCGATACTATAGCTATCCCAGGTACAGAACAACCTCCAGCAGCTTTCCATTGCGATGATGAGAATGCAAGTCCTTTAGAAAACCTCGCTGACTCAGAAAACTTCAATGGCATACGAGTTGAAATTGATTGTACTGTCAGTTCAAACGAATCATTGAACCATATAATCACAGACTATAACGATAATCCAGATACTGAATCAATTGATGAGGAAGATGAAAGTTATACaacagaattgaaaaagttgCAAGACCTTGGAGAATGTACCAAACAATTATTACAACAAAAATCTAACCAGAGTCATAAAACACATGGAATAGACGAAGTTGACTTCAACTCTGGATCATCTGCGcataaagaaagaaatcacGAGTTGGAAAGTCAATTTAATG CTCTCTcaaaagaatttattacacTGTCAAGCATAGAGGAAGAGGATTGGGTCCTAGTTTAA